A single region of the Vicia villosa cultivar HV-30 ecotype Madison, WI linkage group LG4, Vvil1.0, whole genome shotgun sequence genome encodes:
- the LOC131595754 gene encoding uncharacterized protein LOC131595754: MEATSTCFFCGRIPSKSKLASSSSFGSFCLLTRNNVNTITCKTSMKTHNRVIQNVTNSNETKIPSNTKRRRRRRRNGVAVEEQPQQQREIQIQVPSVYVHENTGDPIGWKEVGKSVVSWIRESMKAMALDIASAELVEELEFSEMKQRMGPGLTFVIQAQPYLNAVPMPLGLEVSCMKACTHYPTLFDHFQRELRDVLQDMQSKLLVEDWRETQSWKLLKELANSAQHRAVARKITQPKMVQGVLGMDIERVKAIQNRIDEFTNKMSELLNIERDVELEFTQEELDAVPRPDDASDPSKPIEFLVSHSQPQQELCDTICNLNAISTSTGLGGMHLVLFKIEGNHRLPPTTLSPGEMVCVRTCDSKGAVTTSCMQGVVDNLGDDGYSITVSLELRHGDSSFSKLVGKNVRIDRIQGLADTLTYERNCEALMMLQKNGLRKKNPSISVIATLFGDEEDAAWLEKNSLVDWGEEEKINGVLGSESFDKSQQRAIALGLNKKRPLLVIQGPPGTGKTGLLKQLIASAVEQGERVLVTAPTNAAVDNMVEKLSDVGITIVRVGNPARISKTVASKSLGEIVNGKLASYREEYERKKSDLRKDLRHCLKDDSLAAGIRQLLKQLGKSLKKKEKLMINEVLSSAQVVLATNTGAADPFIRKLDAFDLVVIDEAGQAIEPSCWIPILQAKRCILAGDQCQLAPVIFSRKALEGGLGISLLERAATLHEGILTTRLTTQYRMNDAIASWASKEMYGGLLKSSKTVFSHLLVDSPFVKPTWITQCPLLLLDTRMPYGSLSVGCEEHLDPSGTGSLYNEGEADIVLQHVFSLIYAGVSPKAIVVQSPYVAQVQLLRDMLDEVPEAAGTEVSTIDSFQGREADAVILSMVRSNTLGAVGFLGDSRRINVAITRARKHLAVVCDSSTICHNTFLARLMRHIRHFGRVKHVEPDSLGSLGGGFGLGMNPLLPFIE; the protein is encoded by the exons ATGGAAGCAACATCAACTTGCTTCTTCTGCGGTAGAATCCCATCAAAATCCAAACttgcttcatcttcttcatttgggTCATTCTGCTTATTAACACGCAACAATGTTAATACAATCACGTGCAAAACTTCAATGAAAACCCATAACCGTGTTATCCAAAACGTCACAAACAGTAACGAAACGAAGATTCCAAGCAACACAAAAAGAagaaggaggagaagaagaaatggagTAGCAGTGGAAGAGCAACCACAACAACAGagggaaattcaaattcaagtACCCAGTGTTTATGTTCATGAGAATACTGGTGACCCAATTGGGTGGAAAGAGGTTGGGAAAAGTGTGGTGAGTTGGATTCGTGAGAGTATGAAAGCTATGGCTTTGGATATTGCTTCTGCTGAGTTAGTTGAGGAGTTGGAATTTTCTGAGATGAAACAAAGAATGGGACCTGGTCTTACTTTTGTGATTCAAGCTCAGCCTTATTTGAATGCTGTTCCTATGCCTCTTGGTCTTGAGGTTTCGTGTATGAAAGCTTGTACTCATTATCCTACTCTCTTTGATCACTTTCAGAGAGAGTTGCGTGATGTTCTTCAAGATATGCAGAGTAAACTGTTGGTTGAGGATTGGCGTGAAACTCAGTCTTGGAAATTGCTTAAAGAACTTGCTAATTCAG CTCAGCACAGGGCAGTTGCGAGGAAGATAACACAGCCTAAGATGGTCCAAGGAGTTTTAGGAATGGATATAGAAAGAGTCAAAGCGATACAGAATAGGATAGACGAATTCACCAACAAGATGTCAGAACTGCTCAATATTGAAAGGGATGTTGAATTGGAGTTTACTCAGGAGGAATTGGATGCTGTTCCTAGACCGGATGATGCTTCTGATCCGTCAAAACCAATTGAGTTCTTGGTTAGCCATAGCCAGCCTCAGCAAGAACTTTGTGACACCATCTGTAACTTAAATGCCATCAGTACCTCTACAg GATTGGGGGGAATGCATTTGGTGTTATTCAAGATTGAAGGAAACCACCGATTGCCGCCTACTACTCTTTCACCTGGAGAAATGGTTTGTGTGAGAACTTGTGACAGCAAGGGCGCAGTTACAACTTCTTGCATGCAAGGAGTTGTAGACAATCTTGGCGATGATGGTTATAGTATTACCGTTTCTCTAGAGCTACGCCATGGTGATTCTTCTTTCTCTAAACTAGTTGGGAAGAACGTGCGCATTGACCGTATTCAAGGACTGGCTGACACACTTACCTATGAG CGCAACTGTGAAGCACTAATGATGCTTCAGAAGAACGGTTTGCGGAAGAAAAATCCATCAATTTCTGTTATTGCAACTCTATTTGGAGACGAGGAAGATGCTGCGTGGCTTGAGAAGAATAGTCTGGTTGACTGGGGGgaagaagaaaaaattaatgGAGTATTAGGAAGTGAATCCTTTGATAAATCTCAGCAGAGAGCAATTGCATTGGGTTTGAATAAGAAGAGGCCACTATTGGTTATCCAAGGACCTCCTGGTACAGGCAAGACCGGTTTGCTCAAGCAACTTATAGCAAGTGCCGTTGAGCAAGGCGAAAGGGTTCTTGTTACAGCACCTACTAATGCAGCTGTTGATAATATGGTTGAAAAGCTTTCAGATGTTGGAATAACTATTGTGAGAGTTGGAAACCCAGCCCGTATATCAAAAACAGTAGCGTCAAAGTCTTTGGGAGAAATTGTAAATGGGAAGCTTGCAAGTTACCGCGAAGAGTATGAGAGGAAGAAGTCTGATCTAAGGAAAGATCTAAGACATTGTTTAAAGGATGATTCATTAGCTGCAGGCATACGGCAACTTCTGAAACAGCTAGGAAAATCgctaaagaaaaaggaaaagctgATGATAAATGAAGTTCTATCTAGTGCTCAGGTTGTGCTTGCCACCAATACCGGAGCAGCTGATCCTTTTATCCGTAAGCTAGATGCTTTTGACTTGGTTGTCATTGATGAAGCTGGACAGGCAATTGAACCGTCTTGCTGGATACCTATATTGCAAGCAAAACGATGTATTCTTGCCGGTGATCAATGCCAACTAGCTCCTGTGATATTTTCTAGAAAAGCGTTAGAAGGTGGTTTAGGAATATCGCTATTGGAGAGAGCTGCAACTTTGCACGAAGGGATTCTTACTACTAGGTTAACGACGCAATATCGTATGAATGATGCCATTGCAAGCTGGGCTTCAAAGGAAATGTATGGTGGATTGTTGAAGTCCTCAAAGACTGTTTTTTCTCATCTTCTTGTAGACTCTCCTTTTGTGAAG CCTACATGGATAACACAGTGCCCTCTGTTATTGCTTGACACTCGAATGCCATACGGAAGTCTATCAGTTGGCTGCGAAGAGCATCTAGATCCGTCTGGAACTGGCTCGTTATATAATGAAGGAGAAGCTGATATAGTTTTGCAGCATGTCTTTTCCTTAATTTATGCTG GTGTTAGCCCAAAAGCTATTGTGGTTCAGTCCCCTTATGTTGCTCAAGTTCAACTTTTGAGGGACATGCTTGACGAGGTTCCAGAAGCTGCTGGTACAGAAGTTTCCACAATTGATAGCTTTCAAGGCCGGGAAGCTGATGCTGTAATTTTATCAATG gtACGATCAAACACATTGGGAGCTGTTGGATTCCTCGGCGATAGCAGAAGAATTAATGTTGCCATCACAAGAGCGCGCAAACATTTGGCTGTAGTATGTGACAGCTCAACTATATGCCACAATACGTTCCTAGCTAGACTTATGCGCCATATTCGACACTTTGGTAGGGTGAAGCATGTAGAACCAGATAGTTTGGGTAGTTTGGGAGGAGGGTTCGGGCTTGGGATGAATCCATTATTACCTTTTATTGAATAG